ATCGCTTCTTTTACTTTGTCAACGCCCGGAAATTCATTCATTTTGTAAAGCGCCACATCTGACCCGAACATGATTTTCATACAAGCCACCTCCGTTGAAATTCACCTTATTCTACCCCAAACCCACTCTTTTGTCAACCCCTCTTTACAAAAAACAAAAAATATGGTATTCTACTTATCGTAGAGGTGAAAGTATGGACGAAAAATTCATGAAGCAAGCTATAAAGCAAGCCCAAAAAGCTGCTGAAATGGGCGAAGTGCCCATCGGAGCGGTGCTGGTAAAGGACGGAAAAGTCATCGCACGCGGATATAATAAACGGGAAAAGAATATGTCGGCAGAAGCACATGCCGAGCTGATTGCCATCCGCAAGGCTTGCAAAAAAGAAAACAACTGGCGCCTTTCGGGCACTACCCTTTATGTAACCTTAGAGCCATGCCCCATGTGCGCTGGTGCCATCATCAATGCGCGCATTGACCGCGTGGTATTCGGCGCGCCCAATCCCCAGAGCGGTGTCTGCGGTACCCATCTGAACCTGCTGAACATGAACCTGTTAAATCACACCACCGAGGTCACCTCCGGTGTAGAGGAAACCGCCTGCACCGGGCTGATGCAGGAGTTTTTCAAAAAAATAAGACAACGAAACAAAAACAAGTGATGTGCTAAAGCACATCACTTGTTTTTTATTTGCCAAGCAATTTATCAAGTGTTGTTTCAGCCGTTTCGCCCGACTGGATATTTTTCATAATGACTTTGGTTTCGGTCACCCACAAAAGGGTCGGGATACCTTTTAAGTCGCAGTATTCCTCTGCCGCATACATGCTTCCGCCCGAAACATACCCCTCTGCCTTTAACCCCTGCTGACGCAAGCCGAACGCCACTTTATAGGCATTATCTGCCATATCGGATGCCACAAGCACCACCGGAATGGGGTCTTTTAATTCTTTGTTACCAAGCTTAAAGGTAACCGCAGAAAGCAAATCAAACACCATGGTTGCGGTTTTGCCTTTGCGCTCGTAGCTGATCAGCTTGGTGTCCCCTGCATAGCCCGAAAAGGCAATACTGTCCCCTTCAACGGGCGCGGTTAAGTCCACCGAAACAAAGGATGCCAAATCATATCCATCCAGTAAATCTGCCAAAGCATACAAATCATCTAAGTCGTCGCTGTCCTCTTCCACTGCATCCAGTGCAGACAGTTCGCCTTTTATATCAAAGTTCAGCTTACCGTGATTCAGACGAATGTCGGGATGTTCAATTTCCATGCCCAACATGGCATTGATTGCCATTGCCGCCATTTCCGCGTCTGCCAACAAATTGCTTTCCCCGTCCAGCACAACGGTCAACAAAAATGTTCCTTTGGTGTAATAGCGTACAGGTGGCAGGCAATCTGCCAGAGCCGTTTTCACATCCCCTGCCACTTCATCATAGGCAAAAGAATGCAAAACATCCGTAATTTTGTTCGTTAATTCGTTTTTAAGTATTGTGTTTGCTTTTGTTAAACCGTTCATTGTGTATCCTCCAAATCAAGATAATATTTTATAACATCCTTTGCAATGGGTGCTGCCGCATCGCCACCGCTCATACCGCTGTATTCCACCAACACCGCCAGAGCAATCTGCGGATTTTCCGCAGGTGCAAAACTGATAAACCAGGTGTGGTCTAAGTTTGAACGACCCATGGTTTCGTTTTGTGCCGTGCCGGTTTTACCTGCTACCGTCACCCCGTCAATTTTTGCTTTGACCCCGGTGCCCTCTTCTTCATTCACAACCGCAATCATGCCCTCGGTGACCCGCTCTGCTGTCTCGGGACTGAAAACTCTTACAGCCTTTTGCCTGTAAAAATCCTGCACCGGAGATTCCAATCTGCCTTCGCTTTTCATAAACGGCATCATCAGAACACCGTCATTGGCAATGGTTGCACACACCATCGCCATATGCAAAGGTGAAATGGCAAGCGCGCCCTGACCGATGCCCAAGGCAGGTCTGCCACCACCAAACTGCGATGTAATAATGGTGTCTGTCCCCTCTACCAAAAGAGGCTTACCCATATAGAATTTTTTTGCATATTCATGCATCAGCGCATCGGTCAGTTTTGTGTCTGCCAGGCACGCAAAATATGTATTCACCGAATATTTAAGTGCGTCCTTCAGATTGACCAGATTCGGCACATCTCCTGCATTCGGAATGCCTGCATACACACCCGGGTTTTCAAAATCCTTAAGCTCGCGGTCTTCTTCCACCGAAACCGCCGCCCAAAGCACCTTCATGGTAGAGCCGGAAGCATAATTCCCTGAAAAAGCAATATTTCTACTTCCCGATGTGTGAGAATATGCATTTAAAATCTCACCGGTATTGGGATTTAAAACCACCACCGCACCTGCACGGTCCGGCATGTTTTTCTCAAAAATTTCGCCAATTTTCGCATCCGAAACCGCACGGGGTGTCATTTGCATCACCGCGCTTTGTCGGTTGAAAACCTGCAAGAATAAAGGTGCTTTTCTGTTTGGCACAGCCTCGTCATTTTCGATTTTTAACGAAGTCTGCTCGGTTTGGACAACCGTTTGCGTATTGGCAACCGGCTTAAACTGCACTAAAATACCTGTTACAAGAACCAAAACCGCCAAAACAGCAACCAGACACCAGACATATTTTTTAAGTTTATTGTAATTCAAAGCCGCTTGTTACTCCTCATATTATTTCGCTTGGTACAACCAATATTCCATTACACTTTTTGCAATAGGTGCCGCCGAATAGCCACCGGCACCTGCATCCTCTACAAAAACCGCCACCGCAATTTCGGGGTTGTCTGCCGGTGCGAAACCGATGAACCAGGCATCATTTTCGCCCGCTCCCTCAGATGTACCTGTTTTACCTGCAACCGTAACACCCGAAATTCTTGCATTCGAGCCGGTACCGCCACTTTCATTCACAACAGCAATCATGCCGTTTTTTACCCGTTCGGTTGTATTTTCGCTAAACACCCGCTGTAAAACCTCTGGCTGTTGTTCATATGTGCTTTCACCATTGAAGCGAACAGACTCAGAAATCATATACGGCTTCATCAATACACCGTCATTTGCAATGGTCGAACAAATCATCGCCATGTGCAAAGGCGAAACACTGATACCGCCCTGGCCGATACCCATACGAGCCGCCTCCACACCAAACTCTGCCTTGATGGTTGCCGCATAACCGTCTATCTCCAGAGGTTTTCCTATATACAGTTTTTCAGCATATTCCCGCATCAGCTCCATACCAAGCTTCTGATCTGCCAGATATGCAAAATACTTGTTTACAGAATATTTCAACGCCTGTTCCACATTCACGGTTGCAGGCGGTGTGACCGAGTTCCCGACCCCTGCATACGAACCGCGCGCGTTAAAATCTGAAAGCTCTCTGTCTTCCTCCAGCGAAACTGCCGCCCAAAAGGTTTTTAAGGTCGAGCCCGGCTCCTTGCCTGCTTCCATGGCAATATTACGGAACAGTTCCTCTCCTTGTTTGGGATGGCTGTACGCGCAAAGAATCTCACCTGTTTTCGGATTCATAGCAACCACCGCACCTAAATTGTTTGGTCTGTATTGATTGAACGCCTCTGCCGCTTTTTTCTGCAATCTTTCCGAAACAGTC
This genomic stretch from Clostridia bacterium harbors:
- the tadA gene encoding tRNA adenosine(34) deaminase TadA, translating into MDEKFMKQAIKQAQKAAEMGEVPIGAVLVKDGKVIARGYNKREKNMSAEAHAELIAIRKACKKENNWRLSGTTLYVTLEPCPMCAGAIINARIDRVVFGAPNPQSGVCGTHLNLLNMNLLNHTTEVTSGVEETACTGLMQEFFKKIRQRNKNK
- a CDS encoding penicillin-binding protein 2 is translated as MAKKKSEGYQESARFIRILFVIGLLTVVLIGYLVHIELKGKHAYLEHDYNRRWNQNILRGRILSQEGTTLAWNEWNSETTQETKYCADAEIFAQLIQANCAGVEMDFDSKLRGREEYFTYGHNKEGETVHMTVSERLQKKAAEAFNQYRPNNLGAVVAMNPKTGEILCAYSHPKQGEELFRNIAMEAGKEPGSTLKTFWAAVSLEEDRELSDFNARGSYAGVGNSVTPPATVNVEQALKYSVNKYFAYLADQKLGMELMREYAEKLYIGKPLEIDGYAATIKAEFGVEAARMGIGQGGISVSPLHMAMICSTIANDGVLMKPYMISESVRFNGESTYEQQPEVLQRVFSENTTERVKNGMIAVVNESGGTGSNARISGVTVAGKTGTSEGAGENDAWFIGFAPADNPEIAVAVFVEDAGAGGYSAAPIAKSVMEYWLYQAK